aaagcaaaacaaaacggaTGCACTAAACTTAATAAGCCTATGATAAAGACAATCGAGTTGAAATTTGAATggaatttaaagaaattaaatggaTGAAAATAAAGATGTTGCAACATGAACATAATAGCTTCTGGAAACATTATGTAATCGTAGGCCTAATTTAGcccagattttaaataaataactatgtattttaaaagttaattatGAGACTAattaggaaaaacgttaaaaagGTTATGCTTCAGAACTAATTCGGGAGAATAATGTCGATAAGATTTGAATTATGGTTGCTGAGCGGACAAAAAAGTCACCTCAAAGACACCAGGCTTAGCAGGCTATGGTTTAAAAGTAACTATGTGAGGTCTACTAAGAagacataatattattttttgcgTAAATGACTGTCAGTCCATCGTCATTGTATGTTTACGAAGTTCACGTGCACAAGATCTCCCACCCAGTCGGCTCTTTTCTCAGGCACAGATGAATATCAGCGGGTCGCGTGAAACAGGTGTAAATGAAAACTGTTTAGAAGACAAGTGCGCGTGCCCCTCCTTTTGAGGAAGACTGTCATGTGACAACACAGAGGGCTCTTGAGGAGACACAGAAAAAGGGGGACAGACGCTCACAGACTTTAGCACACAGAGAAGTCCTGGTGAGACCATGAGACAAGACTTTGAGATTTTGATTCTGTGCTGAAGTTATATGGACAGCAATTCACAAACTCCTAAAACGAACGAATGAAAGGCACTGCATAGGCCTAACTTGCTCAAAACTTTTTACACGAATAGATTTTAACTGAATGTCAACTGAATTATTAAGATGTCTGCCTTTTCACTTCGGATCAGTGTGAGACTTTCAACAAACTCGGAGTGTTCTGAAGATATTCATCATTGAACTCAAGGTAATTCACTCGAGAAAATGCCTCGTCCCGGAAGAAATACGTATAGCGATCAGAAGCCGCCGTATTCGTATATTTCGCTCACCGCTATGGCCATTCAAAGTTGCCCGGAGAAGATGCTCCCGCTCAGCGAAATTTACAAGTTCATCATGGACAGGTTTCCTTATTATCGGGAAAACACACAGCGCTGGCAGAACTCTCTTCGACACAACCTTTCCTTCAACGACTGCTTCATCAAGATCCCGCGGAGACCGGACCAGCCGGGCAAAGGCAGCTTCTGGGCTCTCCATCCCAACTGCGGAGACATGTTTGAAAACGGGAGCTTCCTGAGGCGCCGCAAGAGATTCAAAGTGATGATCACCTCCGAGCACCTGCAAAAACACTCCGACGCGGCGCAGTACCTCCAGCAACAAACGAAACTCAGAATGACCGCTTTAGGGACACATCTACCTCAGATGACCACCTACAACTTAAGCGTGTCTCAACCCTCCACTTTCAAACACCCATTTGCCATTGAAAACATCATTGCCAGAGATTACAAAATGCCAGGAAGCCATGCTTTCTACAGCATGCAGTCCATGACAACGGGTTATCAGATACACAATCAGTTGACCACGGCTTGGCCCCACATGTATAGCGGTAATGTGATAGATGCTGATTATACTACTGCCTATGGAGTACCACTCAAATCCCTGAGTCATGGCGCGCAAAGTTTTCCGGCGATCCCTGTGCCAATCAAACCCGCTCCAGCTTCGGTGGCGTCCATCCCGGCGCTGCACGCGCACCTTCCAGCGTTCCTCTCCGGCTCTCCACAGTCCCTCAGCCCGACGTCTCCCGACCAGAGCAGCCCCGCCACACCGAGCCCGACCTCTCTGCTCCAGTCGGTCGCCGTGCGCTGTCAAGAGGTCACTTAAAACTTTCAGAGGCACTTCAAACTTTCCTTACACATCCACCCTGATTCACTGAGGCAAGACGAAAAAGAAATTGCAGTATATAAACCATCTTATCCGAAACCTTTAAAATGATAGAAAgtgactttttaaaattaaatattctgTTAAGTTTGCTTATAGCTCAATTTGTCTATGGCAGATCTGTCATTAATTTAGGCTACCTCATATACCTCATATCAATGGTCAAGAATCCTATTGAAAAATGCACAACGGACTATGATATTGAAAACGTGAGAACAGGCATAGGCTACAGAGTTTTGCAAAGTAACGTTCATTAAGCAGAATTACAATACGATTATTCTTCATGTAGATCATTTTACTTGAAACCTGAAATTATTTCGGTCTATTTTCGGTCTAAGTCTCATCGACATTATAAGCAGGCCTACTAAAGAAACAGGGAAAGACTGAGAATGGCGTGTAGTATAAGCACAGTTGCTGCAGCGTTTTCGTGTGGAAGTGacgaaatataaaaatgtaaataatgcacTTTTGGTGTGACGTTACAAATATCGAAAGATGTTGTTCTGTGAACAATGCTCAGCCTAATTTATCCGCTTCGTAGAAATAGTCAAAGCTGTTGTATAAAAGTTTTCTGTACAATGTTGACATGCTCTGATGTAGCCTATACTAGCATGCTGCTTTTCCACGTATatctgaaataaatgataaacttTGTCATCAAACCTCATGAAAATATCCTTatgtcattttaatttgtataaaacagttatattgtattattaacaTTACAGTTTAAGAGATTTATTTCAAtgcacggtaaaaaaaaaaaaaaaaaaacacagccacataataataataataaaccttatAGTAATGAACAACCATAGCCTATTAATAGCCTAATTACATGTTGTATATTGCTTTTGTAAATTGAAAGGAACAGACAAACAATCCTAAACTCAAAATACACTTGTTGGGCCAATGGTTAAGTGTGAAAGCAATAACTTTGTTTGTATTATAATGCAGAAATGTAGTAAAGTCGGCGGGgaattgattaaataaaaagaagaatgtctgcataatttaattaaaatcaatGAATCCGAATCGAGATTGATTCATATTCATAGTAAGCGACGCGCAATATGAACAAAGCTGCTTTTGCATGTTTGCTTATTTCCTCAATCGGTGATAAGTCGCATGGCCCTTTTGAATTCTTTTCAGAAATGAAACGTGTGTTCCTTCACTGACCTGTGTCATAAATCTACAATACATCGTGTAGAGCTAGTGGCCCCTCAAAAatcttttaacatttttgaaccaacaaaaacaaaaaataatgcaataaaaaaaaaaaaaaaaaacaattgtatgaATGTCATTTGCATTtaaggaaatatatttttttaagatgtgCCTTAAGTAAAACACCACAAGAACACTTctggggaaaatgaaagaaacatttcacaaaataGACACTTCAAAATTAAGACAAAGTATTATTCACTTTCTGGTTTGCTAAACTTTACTGGAACATGGCCATATAAAGATGACATGATGAAATACCTGTGATTACTTGCATCTTAAggagaactgacttcatacatcaatgaaaaataCATGATCAGTTGGCTAACAACAAAATAATcatagtaaaataaaacagcttatttaactttagttagttctaagattaatatatatatatatatatatatatatatatatatatatatatatatatatatatatatatatatgtgtg
The genomic region above belongs to Carassius carassius chromosome 3, fCarCar2.1, whole genome shotgun sequence and contains:
- the LOC132114299 gene encoding forkhead box protein B1-like, which translates into the protein MPRPGRNTYSDQKPPYSYISLTAMAIQSCPEKMLPLSEIYKFIMDRFPYYRENTQRWQNSLRHNLSFNDCFIKIPRRPDQPGKGSFWALHPNCGDMFENGSFLRRRKRFKVMITSEHLQKHSDAAQYLQQQTKLRMTALGTHLPQMTTYNLSVSQPSTFKHPFAIENIIARDYKMPGSHAFYSMQSMTTGYQIHNQLTTAWPHMYSGNVIDADYTTAYGVPLKSLSHGAQSFPAIPVPIKPAPASVASIPALHAHLPAFLSGSPQSLSPTSPDQSSPATPSPTSLLQSVAVRCQEVT